The genomic region TGAGTCAGGAAGAACTCAAACCGGAACGTGACACACCGAGCGCAGAGTGGCGCTCGTACCAAGGTGCACCGACCGGCACCGAAATTGAGTGCGAGGGCTGGCAACAGGAAGCCGCTCTGCGTATGCTCAACAACAACCTCGACCCCGAAGTCGCCGAAGACCCCGAAGACCTCGTCGTCTACGGTGGGGCGGGACGCGCGGCCCGTTCTTGGGACGCCTATGATGCGATTCTCTCGGAACTGCGCGACCTCGGTGACGAGGAGACGCTGCTCATCCAATCCGGCAAACCCGTCGGGCGCTTCCCGACGCACGAGCGCGCTCCGCGGGTGCTCATTGCGAACTCGAACCTCGTCGGAAACTGGGACGACTGGGAACACTTCCACGAACTCGAAGCAGAGGGGAAAATTATGTACGGGCAGATGACCGCCGGTTCCTGGGCCTACATTGGTACCCAGGGTATTCTCCAAGGCACCTACGAAACCCTCGCCGAACTCGCCAGACAGGAGTACGACGGCAACCTCCGTGGCAACACCGTCGTCACCTCGGGGCTCGGCGGAATGAGCGGTGCGCAACCGCTTGCGGTCACGATGAACTACGGCGTGTGTATCGTCGCCGAGTTAGATGAAGAGCGTATCGACCGTCGCATCGAGACGGGTTACTGTATGGAGAAAGCGGAGACCCTAGACGAAGCACTAGGGCGAGCCGAAGAGGCGGCCGAGGCGGGCGAACCCTACAGCGTCGGCGTCCATATGAACGCGGCCGAGATGCTCGAAGGGATGCTCGAACGCAACTTTGTGCCTGATGTCGTCACCGACCAAACGAGCGCGCATGACGTGATAGAAGGCTACTATCCGTCCGGCTACACGACCGACGAGGCGGACGAATTCCGGGAAAAAGATCCTGAGGCCTACCGCGAGGAGAGTCTCGAGACGATGGAACGCCATCTCGATGCGATTCTGACAATGCAAGACCGCGGTGCCGTTGCTTTCGAGTACGGCAACAACATTCGCGGCCAAGTACAGGAACAGTGTGGCCGGGACGACGCCTTCGACTTCCCGGGATTCGTCCCCGCCTATATCCGCCCGCAGTTCTGTCGAGGCAGAGGCCCGTTCCGCTGGGCGGCGCTTTCAGGCGACCCGGCAGATATCCATCGCACCGACGAGGCGATTCTCGAACTGTTTCCCGAGAAGGAGCGTCTCGAACGGTGGATCGAACTCGCCCAAGACCAGGTACAGTTCCAAGGGCTGCCGAGTCGCGTCTGCTGGCTCGGCTACAACACCGACAGCGAGGGCGACGACACTGACGAAGCCCTGACCGAACGCGCTCGGTTTGCGCTCCGTATCAACGAACTCGTCGCCGACGGCGAGATCTCGGCACCCGTTGTCGTCACGCGCGACCACCTCGATGCGGGGAGCGTCGCTAGTCCCTTCCGGGAGACGGAGGATATGAAAGACGGGACGGGCGCGGTCGCCGACTGGCCGATTCTCAACGCCCTACTCAACTGTGCTGCCGGTGCAGATATTGTCAGTGTCCACGACGGCGGCGGCGTTGGTATCGGCAACTCGCTACACACGAACAACCACGTCGTCCTCGACGGGTCGGAGATGGCCGCAGAGAAGGCCAGTCGGGTCTTCACGACCGACCCGGGAATGGGTGTCATCCGACACGCGGATGCCGGGTACGAGGAGGCGCTCGCCGAGGCCGGCGAGTCTGACGTTCCCATTCCGATGCGAGACGCCACTGATAGTACATAACTATTCAGGTTCGTGATTTTGGTTTCTAAATTCTTCGACTGAATCATTAGCGGCTGGTTGTAAAAAAGTCACATTAACTCGTCCAACAGCATCAAAATCGCGCAATTTATAGACAAGAGTTCGAATCTGATCAGCAGGTCCTGAGCAAAAAATCGTTTCTAAACACCACTCACCATGATGCATGTGGTGGGTAGTTGCGATGACATCACTGTATTCGTGTTGTACTGTATGGAGCTCACCGATAACTAATGTATGCTCGTAATCAAACGAGATAGTGGCGATTACTTCACCTCCAATCTGCCTAAGCGAAGTATGTCTCTCGATATACTCTTGGATAGCTTCCCGTCCGGCCCGAGAACGTGACTCAAGACCCTGCTCCTGCCAGGTTTCGTCGAATGAGTCAACAATTTCTTCTGGGATATTAAGACTTGTTCGCATGAATTGGTTATTATTTGCCGGGGGTCTTAATTGTAGAACATTCGAACTACTGACCGCCTCTCGGTTAACTTAACACCACGTTTGATCCCTGCGATTCGGTTCTCAGTAATATTACTGTCGCTCTTATGTAGCACATTGTTGATGGACTGCTGTCTTGCGATTTTGGTCAGTCCCAGATAAACTCTATTTAGCTTAGAGAGACGTTCAGATCGGTGGTTGTGGTTACTCGTGAGGAATACACCGACCGTATCAACAATCTCCTACAGAAGAGCGTATTACTGTAAAACACGTGGTTCAGATGAGACCACCGATGAAGAGGAACCCCATGACGACCAGCACAAATGCGGTAATTACTGGCAGGTAGCTCCTATACTCTTTTACGGTGTCCTCGAAACGCTCGAACCCGGCAACGAGCAGCAAGGTCATCGATACGCACATGATCAGCACCGCCATCGCGTACACGAACATAAGTTCGAGGCAGTGAAGAGAACCCGTACAGATGGCGATCATCTCGATCTCCTCGTTGTGTGCGAACCCGAGAATGAACGCGAATGCAGTGATTCCCCAGAGACCCCGCTCGTCGGCTCTCTCTTCTAGCGATTGATCGTGTGCGTGTGTATCGTCACCGAGGAATGGGATGAACATCTTGACCTTGGAGAATAAGCCGTCGTTGTCCGATTCGCCGTGACCGTCGTGGTCGTGTCCACCCTCGCCGTGGTCGTGTCCACCCTCGCCGTGGTCGTGTCCACCCTCGCCGTGGTCGTGTCCACCCTCGCCGTGGTCGTGTCCACCCTCGCCGTGGTCGTGTCCACCCTCGCCGTGGTCGTGCGAGTGCCCACCGCGCATGTACTCACGGATGCCTAGGATGACCAGAATGACCCCGGCGACCTGCGACATGTAGGGAATTTGGGTCAGGTCGAAATAATTCAACGCCCAGAAGTATGCGACGACCACAAAGATACTACTGACGAGGTGACCGAATCCAAGAATGAACCCAGAAATAAAACCGTGTAGGTAACTCCGCTCTTGATTGAGCGAGTACATCGCCGCAACTGGCCACCCGTGATCAGGGAGGATACCGTGGACGGTGCCAAGTACGATAGCCCCGACAAACAACCAGATCAAGCCACCCCCCGTGAATTGCTCCATCCCGAACCCTAACGCTGCTATTTGTACCGATTCTGGCATCATACAAATCCTGCTTATGTTACTGCTTGTAAAATAGTTGTTATGATAGTTATCCAGCTACCGTAATAATACATGGAGCAGCCTGTACAAGGGCATTCAACAGAAGTCCCCCTAGTCGAATATTGCTACACGTGTAGAAAACTAGTTTCTTTCCGGCTTCCGATAGTATCGTCCGTCCCTCTTGAGTTCAAACTGATACGTGCTTAGATCCCAATCAATGTGCTGTGTTGACTCGATGGAAACGCTGCTACCCTATAGGAGAGCGTGAAACAAGACATGGGGCGCAAGAGGCCGACCGCTATTCCGTGCCTCAGAGCACGTCATGTTGACTGGTCCGCGTGCGAAAGGAGCCGAGTCATGGGCGCTACAGCCCGGATGCCGCGCCCCGCGGCATCCGGGAAAGCCCAATAGGTGAATCTCTGCTTCACGCACTGGCGTCCCGGGTGAACAAGCTATGTACCTCGGAATCGACGTCCACAAACGGTACGCACAGGTGGCAGTGATGGATGAGGCTGGGAGGATCGTCGAAGAGGTTCGCGTCGAAAACGCGAACCTCGACGAGCTCGCCCAGCGGTACGCCGGCGCACAAGCCGTGCTTGAGGCAACCTCCAACTACTACCACATCCACGATATGCTGTCGGAACACTTGGATGTGACCGTTGCTCATCCCAAAAAGATCAACCAGATCGCAGACACCGACAAGAAAACCGACCGCGTTGACGCGAAAGAACTCGCGCGGATGCTCCGGTTAAATTCGGTGCCTGAGAGCTACGTTCCGACCGAGGAGGTCAGGGAAGCCCGCGCACTCGTGCGCGGGCGACAGACCTTGGTCGAAAACCGAACCAAGTACGCCAACAAGGTCCATGGACTCCTCTCCGATCACGGCATCACCGAGGACGTGAAACCGCTAACCGTGGAGGGACGAGAGTCCCTGCGGGGACTCTCGATCCCGACGCCATTCGACACGTTGCTTGAGTCATACCTCGACCTGATCGAGTCGCTCACCGAGGAGATTCAGAAGCTTGATAAGACGATTGAAGAATGCGCTGGGTCTCTGAAGGAGACCCAGCTGCTGATGACGATCCCTGGGGTGAGCTACTACACGGCGCTGACGATCTGCGCGGAATTAGGTGGGATCGACCGATTTGACGGTGACAAGGAGGTCGTCAGTTACGTCGGACTGAACCCGGTGATCCGCGAGTCAGGCGACTCGCGGATCGAAGGGAGCATCTCGAAACGTGGATCAGGGCGTGTACGATGGCTGCTCGTCCAAGCAGCAAACACTGCAGTTCATACGAGTAACGACGAGTATCTGAGCCGGTTTTACGACCGGTTAGCAAGCCGGAAGAACTCACAGAAAGCGATCGTGGCGGCAGCTCGGAAGATGTTGGTGTCGATCTACCACATGCTTGATCGGGGAGAAGCGTACGATCCACCCGGTGTGACCGTATAGACGAAAGACCTGAGGGCCGCCGGTCCGGCGGCCCTCAGTGGCAGCCGAGGCTCTCCGTGAGCGTCAGGTATCGCCAGACAGCGACCGTATCGCAGACACGTTCCGACCGCCTGTCGGTTGTGAGAACAGCAGATCCCCAGACGGCGTAATCATTTTATCGCTAGACGTGGTTTGATCGGCTAGCAGCGTTTCCATAGGTGAATAGCGATCTAATCGACTAGTATCACGGGGTAGAAGGACGAAGCCGAGGAAATCGATTCTGTCCATGGAAGTCGATCTCCTCGACTTCGTTGAGCAGTGTCGGCACCTAGTCAAACAAGCGTTGGGGAAGCACGCGGGCCATTCGTCTTTAGCTAAGACCGATAGTAATCATTGAAGGGAGAGTTATTACTGATAGTATTGGAAGAGTCGGTTCCAACTGGTGAGACGCTGTTCATGGTGAAATTGGTCGATGAACGACGCTGGGAACCGGCGTTTCCGGCGGTTTAGTGAAATGTACAGACGAGATCTGCCGAAAATCACGGCTGAGTAGTATTACTGTGAGTATTAGCTAAAGACGGATGGCACGCGGGCGAGCCCGCCAGCGGCGGGTTCGCCCGCTGGAAACACGTCGTTCTACACTGTTTTCGGCTCGAAGAAGACCACAGCTACCGCGAAACGCTGAATCGGCTGGAGTACATGGCCGAGATTCGTGACGTACTCGACTTAGATCGGGACGATCTGCCTGACTATAGCACGCTCTACAAGTCGTTTGATCGGCTGAAAATGTGGGCGTGGCGGGCGCTGCTGCGCGTTTCCGCGCAGCAGCACCCGCAGTCCGGCCACGCCGCTCTCGACAGCACGTTCTTCGACCGCCGACGTGCGTCGTCGTACTTCCGCCAGCGAGCT from Halorubrum salinarum harbors:
- the hutU gene encoding urocanate hydratase is translated as MSQEELKPERDTPSAEWRSYQGAPTGTEIECEGWQQEAALRMLNNNLDPEVAEDPEDLVVYGGAGRAARSWDAYDAILSELRDLGDEETLLIQSGKPVGRFPTHERAPRVLIANSNLVGNWDDWEHFHELEAEGKIMYGQMTAGSWAYIGTQGILQGTYETLAELARQEYDGNLRGNTVVTSGLGGMSGAQPLAVTMNYGVCIVAELDEERIDRRIETGYCMEKAETLDEALGRAEEAAEAGEPYSVGVHMNAAEMLEGMLERNFVPDVVTDQTSAHDVIEGYYPSGYTTDEADEFREKDPEAYREESLETMERHLDAILTMQDRGAVAFEYGNNIRGQVQEQCGRDDAFDFPGFVPAYIRPQFCRGRGPFRWAALSGDPADIHRTDEAILELFPEKERLERWIELAQDQVQFQGLPSRVCWLGYNTDSEGDDTDEALTERARFALRINELVADGEISAPVVVTRDHLDAGSVASPFRETEDMKDGTGAVADWPILNALLNCAAGADIVSVHDGGGVGIGNSLHTNNHVVLDGSEMAAEKASRVFTTDPGMGVIRHADAGYEEALAEAGESDVPIPMRDATDST
- a CDS encoding IS110 family RNA-guided transposase; the protein is MYLGIDVHKRYAQVAVMDEAGRIVEEVRVENANLDELAQRYAGAQAVLEATSNYYHIHDMLSEHLDVTVAHPKKINQIADTDKKTDRVDAKELARMLRLNSVPESYVPTEEVREARALVRGRQTLVENRTKYANKVHGLLSDHGITEDVKPLTVEGRESLRGLSIPTPFDTLLESYLDLIESLTEEIQKLDKTIEECAGSLKETQLLMTIPGVSYYTALTICAELGGIDRFDGDKEVVSYVGLNPVIRESGDSRIEGSISKRGSGRVRWLLVQAANTAVHTSNDEYLSRFYDRLASRKNSQKAIVAAARKMLVSIYHMLDRGEAYDPPGVTV
- a CDS encoding CopG family ribbon-helix-helix protein, translating into MRTSLNIPEEIVDSFDETWQEQGLESRSRAGREAIQEYIERHTSLRQIGGEVIATISFDYEHTLVIGELHTVQHEYSDVIATTHHMHHGEWCLETIFCSGPADQIRTLVYKLRDFDAVGRVNVTFLQPAANDSVEEFRNQNHEPE